Below is a window of Podospora pseudocomata strain CBS 415.72m chromosome 1 map unlocalized CBS415.72m_1.2, whole genome shotgun sequence DNA.
GACGGACCATACGGGGCACATGGTTAGGATCAACATCTCGCCTGGAAACAGTGGGTGTTGTGACTGTGGAGATGCAGAGGCGTGGAAGAGGCCCGTGTTTTGCACGATACACTcggtgtgggagggggaggataaggggaaggggaaagcaAACACTGGAGCGCCGGAGgacctcctcgccagcaTCCGAATGACGATCGGCCGCGTCTTTGACTACATGTGCGATGTCATCTCGTGCTCCCCTGAGCAGCTCCGGCAAGCGAAGACGGTGGAGTCGATCGAGAGAGACGAGGTAAACTCTAGATTATCCTCAACATACTGCGGCGGGGACACAACGAGGCCAGAAGAATGGTGTGTACTTCTTTGGAACGACGAAAAGCATACGGTTACAGACGTTCAAGACCAGGTGGCGAGAGCATGCGGGACGACGCTGGCAACCGGCCTCGCAAAGGCCTACGAGACGGACGGCATCGGTAGAAGTCTGTTGATGTACGACCAAAGTATCGAAAAACTCATAGAAGTTGCCGAGGTTTTGGAAAGGATCAGGGTTACTGTCACAATTCGCTCAGCTCGAGACACGTTCCGAGAACAGATGGTCAGCACGATGGTGGATTGGCTAAGAGACATCTCGGGATGCAGCGTCGGCAACGACCACAACATTCTTAGGCAAGTTGTTTGTGAGGAGATGCTCAAACCATGGCGCCGAGGAAGTCGAGCTACACACGCCAATGTTGGACAGGACGGcatggatgacgaggagatgACTGAACGCCAATActttgaggaggacgagTTCTATGCCCAGCAAATAAGAATCATGGTGCAAGCTCGAGCTGCCGCTCGTGTGGGAGAGCCCATAGACGAttccgatgatgatgacgacggaATTGatctcgacgaggaggaattTGAGCACGCCCTTGGGAGTGATATGGAAGAGAACGGGGATGACGACGGCGATGTCATGATGATCGATACCAGGACAGAGGGCGGCGATATTCCCATGCAAGACTGGCGTCAAGACAACGCtttggaagatgatgaagctACAGTTGCTGGCtatccgccaccaccgccaccgcctcctccagttCCAGCTCCCAGACGAACTGCTCGGGAAAGGGAGCTCACTCCTTCGGATTCTGATACCGCAGAGCCGCTTATTGCTCCCACGGTGTCTTTCAAGCCTCGTCTCGACATACCCAAGACACcgggcaacaacaagaccgGAGAGTCAGCCCCAGCACCCGGTTCATACTGGCTTGCCACTCCCACAGGCTatgtggaagaagaaggaatcCCGGTTGCCGAGGACCTGTTTGAGAGGGTGCGGCTGGACTGGATGATTCTGTTCGACCTCAGGATGTGGAAGAAGGTTCGGAATGACCTGCGATCCTTGTACATCTCGACTGTGGTCACAATTCCCGAGTTTAAGCGCATCCTGGGTCTCCGGTTCGCCGGACTCTACACCACGCTTGCGCAGTTGTATCTCATCGGCGACCGCGAGCCGGAccattccatcatcaacatatCCTTACAAATGCTGACCACCCCGTCCATCACGGCCGAGGTCGTGGAGCGTGGCAACTTCTTGACAAACTTGATGGCCATCTTATACACCTTCCTGACGACTCGGCAAGTCGGGCACCCCTGGGATGTGGACTCCAGCGCTGTCTTGGCCTTCGACACTGGTTCCGTCACCAACCGCAGAATGTATCATTTCTTCCTTGATCTCAAGTATCTCTTTGGCTCCCCCAACGTCCAAGAGCGCCTTCGGACAGAGGAGCGGTACATGATGCAGTTCTTGGACCTCGTCAAACTGCACCAAGGCATCTGTCCTAACGTCAGGGCGGTGGGTGAGCACGTCGAGTACGAGACGGACAGCTGGATCAGCGCTTCGCTGGTCACTCGTGAAATCAACAGGCTATGCCGGCAGTTTGCCGAGTCTTTCCGGAATGTCAGTGAGCAGGAGTTTGTCCACGTGGAGAAAGCTATTCGCCTCGCGGCCAAGTCGGTCATTGTCAACTCCATTGGAGCTGAACGCAGCCGGTTCAGCGGATCGGAGATCAAGGATGAAATTCGGTTCAAGACACTCAGCGACTTTGAGTTTGACCCGGCACACAACGAGATCGAGGTGGTCaagtttgttgttgaggagcaGCCGATAAGTTTCCACCATGCGCTTCACTACACTCTGTCTTGGTTGATCGAATGTGGCAAGGCTATGCCGGTGGAACAGCTCAGGGCACTCTTGACTTTCACCACGCAGGAGCTTACTATGAAGCCTCGCTCCATGGGCAAGAAGGTGTGGCCAAAGCGAGAGTTTACTCCCGAGGACTACCTCATGGCTGCCTTTGACTACCCGTTACGGGTGTGCGCGTGGCTTGCTCAGATGAAGGCGGGCATGTGGGTCAGGAACGGGTTGAGCTTGCGTCACCAAGCTGGAACATACCGCGGTGTTGGTCAGAGAGATGTGTCCCACCACCGCGATATCTTCTTGTTGCAGACGGCCTTGGTGGTTTGTGATCCCAGCCGCGTGCTGGCGTCTATCATCGATCGGTTCGGCATGGAGAAGTGGGTCAAGGGCATCTTTGAACAAAAGACCAAGAGTCAAGACGATGGTCAGCATCTGGATGTCGTGGAGGACATGATCCATCTTCTCATCGTTCTGCTCAGCGACAAAACGTCTCTGGTCCGCAATGATGAAGAGAAGAACCCTCAAATCGCTTCCATGCGCCGGGATCTGACTCACGTTCTGTGCTTCAAGCCGCTCTCATTCTCGGATATTTGCGCAAAGCTTCCTGATAAGTTCCAGGAGCAAGAAGACTTCCACCGGATACTGGATGAGATGGCCACCTTCAAATCTCCCGAGGGGCTGACTGACGTTGGACTCTTTGAACTCAAACCACAGCATGTCGAAGAGGTTGATCCATACATCGCCCACTACAACAAGAACCAAcgagaggaggcggagatggcCTGGCGCAAGTGGATTGCCAAGAAGACTGGCAAGCCCATTGAAGATGTTGTCTACGAACCCAAGCCTCGCCCTGTCACGTCGGGTGTGTTTGCCGGACTGGGCAAATTCACCAGCACCGGGATGTTTGCGCAGATTGTCTACTACTCGCTGCTGTATGCTCTCACATACTCGAAATTAACACCAGGAGTTCCTGCCACTCGAGTGGAATCCTTCTTGCAGGTTCTTCTGCACCTCGTCCTGATTGCCATCGCCGAGGACAATGTCACGGATGACGAGCAGGAGCCAGAGCAGCCTTCGTTTATCAGCATTGCCCTAAATCAGCAAGCTCGCCATTTCGTTCCCGAGGCACCACAGTCAAAGACAATTGTGTCTCTCCTGAACATGATGTCGTCCAAGGAGGAGTACAAGGGATGTCATCTGAAGATCGAGTTGGTGCTCCGGAGGATGCGCCAAAAGCGCCCACGGGGCTTTGAATTTGCCTGTGACCGTCTCGGTCTGTCGCTGGACCGCATGAACACATCGTCGCCTGCAGCCGCGTCAGCTGACGAGGAGCGGgagcgcaagaagaaggcggcgcTGGACCGACAGCGTCGAGTCATGGCGCAATTTCAGGCTCAGCAGAAGAGCTTCATGGAGAACCAGCAGGATATTGActggggagaggtggatgAGCTCGAGGAAGATGAGCATCTTCCGCCGGCTCAGGAGCACCGCAAGTTCTGGAAATACCCAGCAGGAACTTGCATCTTGTGCCAGGAAGAGACGGATGACCGGCGGTTGTATGGCACGTTTGCGTATTTCACACAGAGTAACATCCTGAGGCAGACTGATCTCCAGGATCCTGACTTTGTGAGGGAGGCTTTCAACACGCCTGACAATCTTGATCGGTCAGTGGAGGATATTCGTCCGTTTGGTGTTGCCGGTGAGAACAGACACAAGGTTCAAAAGGTGGATCAGCACGGCGAGGTCTTTGAGGCAGAGCGGCAGTGCATTGGGAAGGGGTTCCCACCGAATCTGTCCCGGCCTGGTCCGGTAGCTATTGGTTGTGGCCACATTATGCACTATGGCTGTTTCGAGGCCTACTATGATTCCATCATTCGTCGACATAGTCAGCAGATTGCACGGCACCCACCTGAAGACACCAACAGGTTGGAATTTGTGTGTCCTTTGTGCAAGGCTCTCGGCAATGCGTTTCTTCCTATTATTTGGAAGGGACAGGAAGAGTCGTATCCTGGTCCGTTGGTGCCCGAGAAGTCCTTTTCTGATTTCCTTAACGAGCAACTGCACTCGGCGTACTATTCGCTCGGggctgctcggcctcctgaTGGTGTCCAAGACGCGTTTGCAGCGTACACACAGACGTACATGGTCACCAACCTGGCAGAGAAATCGGCGCAGCTGTTGGACGATGCCTGGGTTCATGTGGGTGCTTCGTCGTTGCCGACGGCAAGCCCTTATAGCGAGACTTTCAGTATCGTTTCTGCCCCAGAGACCAGTGGTAGTCGAGGTGCTACCCCTGAGGCCCACAGCAGCATGCGAGAGTTGGTCAACGTCTACCGTCGGCTTAGAGACAGCCTAAAGAAGAACGGTCTTCGCTCGCGCCACCAGGACAATCTTCCCGAGGCCGACAGTGCTGAGCTCTTTTCTAGTGATGTGCTCGCACGCTCGGTAGGGTTCTCGATTTCTGCCGTGGAAATTCAACAGCGTGGAGTTGAGGCCGAGTACGGTCAGACATTTTTGGAAAGAATCCCGGAGCAGGTCCTCACTCAGCTGCGTATCCTCAGCGAGACGGTCACCTCGTTTATCGCCGTCGGTGGCTTGAAGGAGAATGGAGAAAACCGCATCGACACTGAGTACCGTGCCGACAGTGAACGCCAGCACTGCCAACTCTTCATCAGACAGTACACCGACCAAGAAACCGAGCACACACGCACCCCCTTGGCGGATTATCCCGCGCTCCTCAGACAAGACCTCTTTGTCTTTCTTTGTGAAAGCGTCTTTGGCGTAGCCCACGCGCAGCACTTTGAAATAGCCCACCTCGTCCGCTTGTGCTACCTGGCCGAGATTGTCAAGGTGACGTACCAAATGGCGCGCAACATGCCCTTTTACCAGTGGTTCCAGCACATCACGCGCAGCAAGCAGACCATGTCCCCCTCCCTGGCGAGGTTTGTCGAATTTTGCGACCTCATCTTCCACTTTGACGTCGCGGCTGAGGCGCAAGGGGGTTTGTCCAGGGAAGACTTCACCAACGGGGGGTTCTCCCAGGAGGGTCTGGACACCCTGGAGGGCATGTACACGTTTGTCAAGAAGTACGCCTTGACCTTTTTGAGAAAGTGCGTCCTGCTGCTGCACGTCAAGTTTGGAGTTGATTTCAACTCGAGGGTTTCGCCCCAGCCGGAACTGTCGGAGCTGGAAAGACTGACTGAAATGCTCCGCCTGCCTAGCTTTGACGAGATGCTCAGCGCTTTTAGTGCTGAAGACGGGCCGGCAAGCGGGTGGCCGATTCCGGCGACGAAGTACTTGGTTGAGGGGTGGATCAAGCACAGTGTTGTTGCGCCCAACtcggaggacgaggaagggCTGTCAGCGGCGGCGCTGGTGAGCCACCCTGGCATTTTTGAGCTGGTGGGCTTGCCAAAGAATTATGACCTTTTGATCGAGGAGTGCACGCGCAGGAAATGTCCGACAAAGGGGAAGGACATTACGGACCCGACGATTTGTCTGTTTTGCGGGGAGATTTTTTGCGGGCAGGCGGTGTGCTGTGCGAAGGATGtcaaggaggggaggaagaacaGTAAGGTTGGGGGGGCACAGCAGCATATGTGGAGGtttgtttttctctcttccaaaCATTATACAATGAGTGAGTGATGCTGACCAAAGGGGGAAATTAGGTGCCAAAAGAATATCGGGCTGTTTATCAATATCCGCAAGTGCTGCGTCTTGTACCTGTCCAGGAAGTCGGGCAGCTTCAGCCACGCACCGTATATCGACCGGTATGGCGAGGTGGACTTTGGGCTGAGGTTTGGGCGGCAGCTGTTTTTGCATCAGAAGAGGTATGATAGCAtgctgagggggttgtggttggggcaCGGGGTGCCGAGTTATATCgcgaggaagctggaggcgGATATCAATaatggggggtgggagacgATTTAGCGGGCGTAAAACAGATGATGGGGGCACGTGAGCGGGGGGGGCAAAAGGAAAGGGGAGGTCAGTTTTTGTAGCGTACACTTTGGACTTTTGGGGGCATAGGGGTACTACTTATGGGCGGGTGAACTTGTTTTATGGCAGAAACACCAAGAGTTGAGAAATGAAcggtttttatttttgtaTCAGTATAATGTCAAGATGCTTAAGCATATACTTTTGTCTATTCCGACCGACTCTCATAACCGGTCCTAGAAGCCCTGAGACGTTAAAATACATATTTCCCACCTCGTCCTTCTAAACCTAATCAAAAGGTATCCTCCTCAACTGCcccccacccatcaccccccgtttcctcatctcctccgccgccgccagcgaGCTCGGCACCTTGATTCCGCAGCAATCCCCCCACCCGACCGCCTGCTGATGCACATGCCTCTTGCCCTCTGTATCATCAAAAATCACCAGCTTCCCattctcaatctcctcctctgtcaACTCAGGCTGCTCCTCAGCCAGcttccccatctcctccgtcgccgggatcaaccccccaaacaaaaaGTGCTGCATCACCGGTAACTTTCCCAGCACCTCATTCACAAACATCTTTCTCATCCCGCCCTCAATCTTTGTCCAGGATTTCGCGGCAGAAATGTCATCCAGCATGGGGGAGTGCCACCTCAACCCTTGGACCGTCTTGGTCGAGTTGACAAAGGCTACTTGGTTGTGGTAGAGGTATTCCGGGCCGAATTGTTCGAGGGACAAAGTCTGGTGGAtggatttgggggtgaggaagtcgtggtggaggagctgggaggcgccaaagaggaaggggaggaattGGTAGTCGTCTAGGCCCCAGACGCCGTGGGAGCCGGCGGGTTCGAGGTAGTAGGTTAGCTGGACGAGGCGCATGAGCTCGAGGTACTttgggaagacgaggaggaccagggagGGAAATGTGGgttctgggaggagggagaggaggcggaggcagaggaggaagaggaagaagttgaGCTCGTGGCCGGAGCCGTAGTCTATCCTTGTTGCGTTGCCGAAGGAGTGGTGGAGGTAGGTGGAGAGCTCGAGGCTGGCATCGTTGGCgtgttggggtgggaggttgaggagggagaggaagtgaGGGGTGCGGGATTTGACTTTATCGAGAAAGGTGCGGAAGGTTTTGTTGCCGAAGCGGGAGCCGGTGGTGTCGTCTGGGGGGGTGGAACGGCAGAGCTCTTCGATCTCGGTGAGGATGTCCAGGAGGGCTTGGACGGTGGGTGTGACGGTGGAAGCAGAGACAGATGAAATGGGTTTGTCGGTCACGGATTCGGAGAGgtggaagatgaaggagaccACCAACGTGTAAGTTGGGGAGGCAAGAAACAGCTTGTGATCTTGGGGAGTGAGGATGCGGCGAGTGGGTGTCTGGAATTTGACAGTTGACAAGTCTGGTAGAGGAGGTAGAGGCGGGGTTTCCGGCACGGGTTGGAGACTGCCGGATTCGGgttgccggcgccggcgagcCTCGTCCAGTTTTGGTTTACGGGCCAGGAGGTTAGGGATGCTAGGCGCCGGATTCGGGCCCGGGCTTGGCTTCCCGGAGGTTGACGTCGACTCCGGCTGGGGTCCGGTTCCAACGGCTGCTCCAGCTGGTGGGGTTGAAGATGACATGACCTTTGCTGTTTCTGTTTGACACTGCTCCCTAGTTGATAAATGTGGTGCCAGAATTATGAGTGCCAAAATCCTTTCAGTGATATCTGATGAAAGTGAGTTTCGTAGTTGAACGAGGCAAGGCTCAATCGACTGATGTGCAGCCGTTGAGGTTGCAAGCCCAATCTTTGACCCCTGCAAGCACTAAAATGCGGGGCAGTTTTTACTGGGGAGGTGCCGCTCAACCCACGAAATCACTGCGCTGCAAATCCAATCAACGACCGTTTCTCATTGGCAGCCTTGGAAAACTTTCACTACAAACAGACGAAGGAAACAAGATCACCGCCTGCTATCATCGTAACCTTGTCTAGTTCTTGACCAGACATAAAATGACAGTATCAACAACATCGACAGCCCCGGCAGCCGCTCTCGGCGTGCTCCCAAGAGCCGACGGGTCTGCAAAATATTCATATGCCGGATACACAGTCACGGCCTCAGTTAATGGACCCATCGAAGCTCAGCGAAGAGATGAGCATCCCTATGAGGCACACGTTGACGTTATCGTACGACCGGCCGCAGGGGTCGGAGGTGAGGACCCCTCCGCACTCCTactacccctccatcatTTTCTCACCATGAACTTTCTTATATAGGCACAAGAGAACGTCACCTCGAGTCCATCCTCCAATCCTCATTCTCACAGATCATTCTCGTCAAGAACTTCCCTCGCTCTCTCATCCAGATTGTCCTCCAAGTCGAGGACTCGCCAGAAAACGACTATGTGAACACCAAGCTTGTTCAGGCCAGCCTGGTAAGAACGACTTCGTGTTGCTCACGTGCCGGTTCTCTCGACATACTGACCTCTGTGGCAGAACTTTTCCATCATGCCAGCCCTGTTTCAAACAGCTGTTCTCGCGCTCTTGTCAGCAGGTGTACCCATCAGGGCaacggcgacggcgacggctGTTGCTATTGTTCCCCAGGATGGTACCAAGAGAAGTGTGGTTGATCCATCACCACGAGATGTCGAGATTGCCCAGTCCGTCCATGTGCTGGCTTTTACGTCTCACGATGAGCTGTTGCTTGCTGAGAGTGAAGGAGACTTTACTGTCAAGGAATGGGATGATGTCTACGAAACGGCCAAGGACGTATGTTGTCGCCCAGTACCGACCAAGGAAGGGATGGAAATGGTGCTCGACGACGAACACACCAACGGCCCGGATCTGCGCCACTTCTTGCGGTCTACCATGGAGAACAAGGTGGCATCTGATCTCCATTGGAAGTGAGGCGGCGTTCAGGACATCCAAAGAAGCAACGCGGCCCGCGGTTCAAGATTCAGCGCTGCATATAGAGAGAATACTTGTGGGATGGTAGATGATGAGCTCCTCAACCGAGCCGCGCGATCACTCAACATGCGAATATCAGCACAGGTCAGCAGCTTCACGACGTAACGACGGGTTCTGTGTGCGGGATCATGAAGTTGGACGCGGAGAGATGGCATAGGAGGTATGGAAGGAATGCATGGAAGGAATGCATGGCTCACAAGAGACAGCCTGAAGTGTTGCGCGGCTAGGCGACTACAATTCAAAAGTCGGCAGTTAGCCACGGCATCTGGAGTTGTaaaacatcaccaaaaaACAATCTACCCCCTTGCTGGTGTTTTGACCATCTTTCGATATCTCTCCCCTTATTCTTTTTGTGATGGAAGCCTGAGTTGACGTCTCAAACATATCGGTGGGTCCACCCGCACGGCCATGTTTGGGATTGCCTGTTAGCGGGCCGGGGCCTTGTTTCAGCACCCCTACCCAGAACCCTGACACCGCcattctcaccaccacctgacGGCGGCTTCTGCTTGGGAGGCTCGGGAGGGTCTTGAGAATGGAACGTCAGAACCGGGCGTATGCTGGCTCCTCAGGCTCTTTATTTGGGGGCTTTCTCACAGTCGCAGCGCGCTGGACGCCTGTAGAGTGACTTTGCAGGTGGACCACTGGATGACATTGAGACCGAGCTAAACGCCTTGTGTCTCTTGTCGTTCGCGATTCATGCTCCGTCCGGACGCTCACGGCGCTCCCCGGCCGTAGGTATCCAACAAGAAGACGGCTGGCGGCCCCTGCTTGATGTGCgcttggagggtgatggatgcGTCAAGGCTGCGGGCCAGTAGATGCTGTCAAGACGAGCACGGCGAGCATGTCCCGCTCTTATTCGTTGTCAAAGTTTCCAAACATTCCAACAACGCAGGATTCGCACCAGGAGATGGTGGATTGTTATGCGGCTGCTTGGACGCTTCAGCGGACCGTTGCAGAAGGATCTCCAGCACCGATTGGGCCGAACCAGAGGTTCCCCAGGGTTACCAGTGACGGGAAGCCGTGCCGTCAGGGGGATATTTTGCTGCCGCACCACTACTGCGGTAACATTCCCCTGGCTTCTCGCCTCCAGAATAGCCCAGCATCGCAGAGGCATGATGAGACTCTCACGCTCGAGACCTTCTGGCAGCTACGCTCCGTACTGCCGTGTTATCCGCCTGCGAGTCTCAAGTGGGTGCTTACGCTTACAGCGCTTCTGCGTATGTGTCAGCCTATGATCTCTCTCTCCGTGGTTCCCATTTTGAATGTAAACATGGACCTGGCGTTGAATGAGTTTGTGGCACCTCTTGAATTGCACTTTTTAACTTGACAGCGTCTCTCGAAACTGCAGAAGACAACAGCATCACAGCTACCGCCAGCAACAAACGATACGAGTGGTTGGATTGCCCAAAACTTCTCGACCGTGCCTGTGATATGCGCCTTCTCTCGCATTATCAAAGTTCTTtttggtagtggtggtggtggtgtaagtggtgTAAGTGGTACGTACTTTCTCCAACTGAGGCTAATAACGACCCCAGAGTGGCAGAGGTACCTCCTGAAATGTACCAAaaccccaccaaaaccccTGTCATGAAGCTTCAGAAGATCTTCAGCTGCACCCCCGATTCCTCGACGAAGCTCTCGATCTTCCCCCTGCCAcgccatcccatctcccatcCTGGGGCCTGTTCAAACAGTCAGGGACATATTATAAACCATCGACGAGTTTGTCGTGGGATTGTTTCCTCTCTCTGGTCTTCAGTCCTCATCTTGATGACCCAACCGTCCCGTCCCTCTTCGCCCCTCCTCTAGCTCCGTGAGCATCAACACTGAAGCGCTGAGCTCTGCGAGTTCTCTCCAACCGATCCCTTCCTCCTACCTCTTACCTCGGGCTTcattctcttttctttttctttttgtaaTACCCTCGATTCGTTCCCTGGTGGGCTTTATCTCTTGCATTCTATTTCACTAGACTCCAAGCCATCTGGTAACCAATTCCTCGGCCTCTCAACAGTCGTCCAATCGCTGCAAGCGTCACTCTGATATCTCGTGCATTGACTTCGAACTCGGCACACCTACCTGCCCACCTATTCCCGACTTTCACAAGTTAAAGGTAGATCAGATCAGATCAGACCGGTGACCGTCTGTTGGACTCGATCGAAAAGAAGATATCACCCTTTTGAAGAGACCGCAGTTCACGTGGACGGCGAATTTACACTTGGATCACCAGTTGGCAGGCCATATCACCACCAATCGCCTGCATTCAACGGGGACACCAACGCCACAAGCACCTTCGAAACCGCCAACCGCGGGCCTCGTCCTAGTTGACCCCGCCGCACCCGCCACCAGCCTCTCCGTTGAAAAGACTCCCCGCTCGGCACAGCGTCCCGACACCGCAACGCTTCCACGCTTCCAAGACATTTACAGGTCAGATCCGCTGAGGAGACACGGACACTGACTGCCGAAAGTGGGGGATTTACAAGACCCTGAAGGTGAGACCCCCTCACAATCCGGTTTAGGACCCTGTTGATCCGGTGGTCAACGAAGAAAAGAAGGTGGTGTGGTCCTTGTGATGCCCCAGCACAGACAACAGTGCCGCAATGGATTCCCTGGCTGAGGCGTGTTCCAGATGGAGAGACCACATCGACCTCGGACGAGGGtcaaagaaagagaagggaTAACAACAAATGCAACCCATCTGCCCGGACCTGCTGACACACCCTCTCTGCCTCCCACAGGTTACTCGATTGTTGTTGTGCCCTGTGCCTCTTGTCCGTCCGGCTCATTGATTTGATTGCTCGGACTGAAGCCGAACTGGCCACGCCTGATTGTCAAGCAATTGACAACTGCCCAGACAGCATCCCACTTTTGACTCCGGTCTCTTGCGTCCTGTGACGTCGAACGACAGTCCCCCCCGGGTTTCTCTCCTGCATAACTGCATCAGCTGCATCGGTTGCATCCCCGCTGCAGCACGGCGTGTTACACTGGGTTTCTGTGAGATCCGGTCTTCGCGCACCGCAGGAAAAGGTTCCGTCGCCGCCAGACGAAAATCCCAAGCTGTTGATCCGCGGGGTGCCCGGCGCACATCGTCTCGATTGGTGGTACCAGCACCTGGCTAAAGTGCCCCTACTAGTGCCTACGCTCTAGCACACATCGCAAACCCAAAAGTCGTTTGCAGGGACTTTGCACAACAGTGGACGGGCCGAAAATAGACGAACCCCACTGCCCAGCGACCATGTCCGGCCCAATTTCTTCGCCTACCGCGATTCACCCTGCCCTTAGTCACCCTCACCCCGCTGagccttcttttccttcgcTGCAGCGGCCGTCGGATGGAGTTAATAAGGGCGAGTCCGCCATCTCCGACCGAGCGACGGGGCCCAATATTTCTTTTGGCTTGATGTCGTCCCCCCCAAGCGCCGTCCTCCCCCAGACTCAAGACTCCAACCCTCCCGTCCGACATGCTGACCTCGCGAACCCTCCCAAATCCGCTCTGCCTGCTCTAGGCTCCTCGGTGACTACCGATTCCGATCCCCTGCATGGGCAGGGAAACCGCCTCACttctcccccagcaccagctcgcGGCCACCGCAAGAACGCACTCTCGATCGAGGCTGTTCCGAGACAGACTATTATGAAAGCATTGGCCTCGGTGGCTCGACACAACAGACCTGAGCCCCTTTCACTCACCGGCATGCTTTCCGCTCacaccatggccgacaaCCGGcccacttcttcttcctcccagcAGCTTTGCGATGCGCTCAACGGACTGGCTGCTCAGCAGAGCGCTCgcagcaccgccagccagTACATGACTCCCGCAACCGCCTTCCCTTCGCTACAGTCGCCATGCTTTTACCACAACCGCTTCGACGACGCCGTCGACTTTGAGAAGGTCctcgaggagatcaagaacgACGAGTACATGTCGCATTCTCGCCTGGTGCAAACCGCCACTGGTGTCCGGGAGGTATCCAAGCAACTGCAGCGTCGGCCCATCAGGCGTGCTGTGCGAAGTGTCATGATTGTTACCAAGGCCCGCGATAACCAGCTGGTCCTTCTCACCCGCGAGCTTACCCAGTGGCTGCTTCGGACCCCCAGGTATGGTGCTGATGTGGGAGTAAATGTCTATGTGGACGCCAAACTCCGCCACGCCAAGCGTTTCGATGCGCCCTCCATTGTTGCAGAGAACGAGAAATTCAACGACATGCTCCGGTACTGGACCCCTGATCTTTGCTGGAGCCAGCCTGAGAAGTTTGATCTTGTTCTGacccttggtggtgatggaaccGTTCTCTTCACATCATGGCTCTTCCAGCGTGTTGTGCCGCCCGTTTTGTCTTTCAGCTTGGGCAGTCTGGGTTTCTTGACGACCTTTGAATTCGAAAAGTACAAAGAGCACCTTAACCGGATTATGGGCGAGGCTGGAATGCGCGTCAACCTACGGATGCGCTTTACCTGCACCGT
It encodes the following:
- the RRD2 gene encoding Serine/threonine-protein phosphatase 2A activator 2 (COG:O; EggNog:ENOG503NXCW), with product MSSSTPPAGAAVGTGPQPESTSTSGKPSPGPNPAPSIPNLLARKPKLDEARRRRQPESGSLQPVPETPPLPPLPDLSTVKFQTPTRRILTPQDHKLFLASPTYTLVVSFIFHLSESVTDKPISSVSASTVTPTVQALLDILTEIEELCRSTPPDDTTGSRFGNKTFRTFLDKVKSRTPHFLSLLNLPPQHANDASLELSTYLHHSFGNATRIDYGSGHELNFFLFLLCLRLLSLLPEPTFPSLVLLVFPKYLELMRLVQLTYYLEPAGSHGVWGLDDYQFLPFLFGASQLLHHDFLTPKSIHQTLSLEQFGPEYLYHNQVAFVNSTKTVQGLRWHSPMLDDISAAKSWTKIEGGMRKMFVNEVLGKLPVMQHFLFGGLIPATEEMGKLAEEQPELTEEEIENGKLVIFDDTEGKRHVHQQAVGWGDCCGIKVPSSLAAAEEMRKRGVMGGGQLRRIPFD
- the RRP46 gene encoding exosome non-catalytic core subunit rrp46 (EggNog:ENOG503P261; COG:J) — translated: MTVSTTSTAPAAALGVLPRADGSAKYSYAGYTVTASVNGPIEAQRRDEHPYEAHVDVIVRPAAGVGGTRERHLESILQSSFSQIILVKNFPRSLIQIVLQVEDSPENDYVNTKLVQASLNFSIMPALFQTAVLALLSAGVPIRATATATAVAIVPQDGTKRSVVDPSPRDVEIAQSVHVLAFTSHDELLLAESEGDFTVKEWDDVYETAKDVCCRPVPTKEGMEMVLDDEHTNGPDLRHFLRSTMENKVASDLHWK
- the UTR1 gene encoding NAD(+) kinase (EggNog:ENOG503NUE8; COG:G), with protein sequence MSGPISSPTAIHPALSHPHPAEPSFPSLQRPSDGVNKGESAISDRATGPNISFGLMSSPPSAVLPQTQDSNPPVRHADLANPPKSALPALGSSVTTDSDPLHGQGNRLTSPPAPARGHRKNALSIEAVPRQTIMKALASVARHNRPEPLSLTGMLSAHTMADNRPTSSSSQQLCDALNGLAAQQSARSTASQYMTPATAFPSLQSPCFYHNRFDDAVDFEKVLEEIKNDEYMSHSRLVQTATGVREVSKQLQRRPIRRAVRSVMIVTKARDNQLVLLTRELTQWLLRTPRYGADVGVNVYVDAKLRHAKRFDAPSIVAENEKFNDMLRYWTPDLCWSQPEKFDLVLTLGGDGTVLFTSWLFQRVVPPVLSFSLGSLGFLTTFEFEKYKEHLNRIMGEAGMRVNLRMRFTCTVYRDRDGSVDMEEGEQFEVLNELVIDRGPSPYVSNLELYGDNELLTVVQADGCIFSTPTGSTAYSLSAGGSLVHPDIPAILLTPICPHTLSFRPMVLSDTMLLRVSVPRHSRATAYCAFDGKGRVELKQGDHVTITASQYPFPTVVRTDTEWFDSVSRTLRWNVRAASQKAFETGATKDEEEEDCWDIDTDSACYASEESSSAASPLRRQMSLLGL